DNA sequence from the Candidatus Zixiibacteriota bacterium genome:
CTCGTGTTGGGACAAGCGAAGGAGGCGTCGCCCGCCGACCAACTGGCGTCCCTATTGGCTTCGTCGCCGGCCGTGGTCGTGCGCGTGCGCGGGAGCTCCAGCGATTCCACGACGGAGGAGACACTCACGCGGAAGGGAATCGACGTCGTCCCGCTTACGGTCTACAAGACCCACGCGCTCGTCTGGCCCGATGAAGTGAAAGAGAAATTGACCGCCTATCCCCCGGACCTCGCGCTGTTCACGAGCGGGCCGGCCGTGACGGCTCTGTCGGCGAGTCTGTCGGACGACCAAAGGCGGCAGATTCTTGCCCGGACGGGAATCGTGACGATCGGGCCGGCGGCATCGAACGCGGTTCGCGCTCTGGGACTGTCGGTGGCGCTGGAAACCGGCACGCGGACGATTTCGGGAATGGTCCGGGAGTTGGTGGCGTTCTGGCAGGCGAACCGGACCGGGATTATCTCCAGTCTTCCTCCTCGCGCCTGAATCCTCTGAAGTCGGCATGAGCAATCCGCGGCGTCGCAGTGGCGCACCGTCGTCGGAGGAAGCCCGGCCAGCCGGGCCAGCGCGCCCACCGTGTGGATCGCGTTCAGATGCCATCTCGTGGATTCATCTCCGGCTCCAAGTCGACGCCGAGCCCGTCAGCGATACGATTGATGTACGCAAAGTACGCCGTCACAGCACATACGTCGTGAATGGCGCGGTCATCGAGCCCGGCATCGCGCAGGTGCTGGATGTCCGCCTGGGCGATCGAAGCCGGTTCCCGCGTCAGCTTTTCGACGTACCGACAAATCGCCCGGTCTACGGTACCCAGGGGCGCCGTTTTCCAATCCGATCTTAGTTTCTGTACGTCGTCGGTGGACACACCTGTGAGACGGAGATCCTCTCCGTGAGCTTCAATTCAGTAGTGGCATTGATTGACAGTCGAGACCACAGTGGCGATCATTTCACGTTGGCGCCTGGTCAGAGGAGACCGTCCATACATGACCGCGCGGTAGAGGTCCAAGGCCGCTGAGAGCACAGGAGCATTCTGCGATTGAATGTGGACAATCTGATACACTCGTCCGGCTCTCTGTATCGACGCATCGAAAATCGACTTCAATTGCCCGGTCGCTTCTTCGATTGGGATCTTCTTGATCCATGCCATATGGTCCTCCGAGGGAATGTATGCTGCGTCATCGACTCTAATTTGGAGTGAACAATCGTGAATTTGATTTGTTTTGCATCTAACAGACAATGCCCGATGCCGGAGACCACAATCGCAATAGTCTTTCCGATCCACGCTCATGGGTGGATCGGCACGGCGACATTCTCTATCGCTTCGCCCTCGCTCGCGTCAAGGATCGCTCCGCCGCGGAGGATCTCGTCCAAGAGACGTTTCTGGCCGCGCTTCAGGCACGCAGCCAGTTCTCAGGTCTCTCCGACGAACAAACTTGGCTGATATCCATCCTCAAACACAAGGTCTTTGACTACTTCCGCCGGACGAGCAAAGAGGCAATCTCCGATACCGATCTCGACTCGTGGACGGAAGACCCTGATTTTCGGACAGGTTCCCTTCTCCCCGGGTCCTGGAAGACGGGAAGACATCCGGCCGATTGGGCGGTCGATCCTGACAGCACACTGGAAGCCAAGGAGTTGAGGGGGTTGCTGAAGAAGTGCCTGGATGACCTCCCGAGCTCGCTCTTCCGTGCTTTCACCCTTCGCGAGGTTGAGGAAATGCCCCCAGAAAAAGTCTGTAACGTTTTGGGGGTCTCTACGACCAACCTGCGAGTCATGATGTACCGGGCCCGCAAGAGTCTGAGACGGTG
Encoded proteins:
- a CDS encoding peroxidase-related enzyme (This protein belongs to a clade of uncharacterized proteins related to peroxidases such as the alkylhydroperoxidase AhpD.), translated to MAWIKKIPIEEATGQLKSIFDASIQRAGRVYQIVHIQSQNAPVLSAALDLYRAVMYGRSPLTRRQREMIATVVSTVNQCHYUIEAHGEDLRLTGVSTDDVQKLRSDWKTAPLGTVDRAICRYVEKLTREPASIAQADIQHLRDAGLDDRAIHDVCAVTAYFAYINRIADGLGVDLEPEMNPRDGI
- a CDS encoding sigma-70 family RNA polymerase sigma factor, whose translation is MPDAGDHNRNSLSDPRSWVDRHGDILYRFALARVKDRSAAEDLVQETFLAALQARSQFSGLSDEQTWLISILKHKVFDYFRRTSKEAISDTDLDSWTEDPDFRTGSLLPGSWKTGRHPADWAVDPDSTLEAKELRGLLKKCLDDLPSSLFRAFTLREVEEMPPEKVCNVLGVSTTNLRVMMYRARKSLRRCLEIHWLEERRTRKR